One window of the Candidatus Zixiibacteriota bacterium genome contains the following:
- a CDS encoding hypothetical protein (Evidence 5 : Unknown function) has translation MAQDSFIQFRIILYWKGALIQLKLQILIMIVPRILWSQMETPIAYPFWKITEQGRFH, from the coding sequence ATGGCACAGGACAGTTTCATTCAATTCAGAATTATCCTGTATTGGAAGGGGGCGCTTATTCAGTTGAAGTTGCAGATTTTAATAATGATTGTGCCCCGGATATTGTGGTCGCAAATGGAGACGCCAATAGCATATCCTTTTTGGAAAATAACGGAACAGGGGCGTTTTCATTAA
- a CDS encoding 13 hemes c containing cytochrome, protein MKNHKLILFVMAAVFSLAIGGSLVSRADTPPTREMSKMDCKTCHSCDNPTAANKCLKTCPSISLAHGADTHSLGEAPDSMLLDDIADLYQPVHFNHKRHAGMSQMGGNCSTCHHYSPTDKIQPCKACHGGETNPADLRQPGLKGAYHRQCLGCHREWSHDTKCILCHLPAEGKALAAESMLMDSTDIMGISHPIITEPEKRIYHTTLAKAPVVTFRHKEHIVLFGLRCVDCHKRENCSYCHDIKEPASHAKTDIEIHAVCNDCHLKDRCVKCHDNRERPAFTHETTGWALNRYHKTLDCQACHPTGRKISRINSDCATCHAGWNTDNFDHAVTGLQLDETHYAMGCTDCHLDRKFENKPDCSGCHDDGRTYQSAPPGKVVKKM, encoded by the coding sequence ATGAAAAATCATAAATTGATCTTATTTGTCATGGCGGCTGTTTTTTCCCTGGCGATAGGGGGCAGTCTGGTCTCCCGGGCCGATACCCCGCCCACCCGGGAAATGTCCAAGATGGACTGTAAAACCTGCCACTCCTGCGACAACCCGACCGCGGCCAACAAGTGCCTCAAAACTTGCCCCAGCATCTCCCTGGCGCACGGCGCCGATACCCACAGTCTGGGCGAGGCCCCCGATTCCATGCTCCTCGATGACATCGCCGATCTGTATCAACCCGTCCACTTCAATCATAAAAGACACGCCGGCATGTCACAGATGGGCGGCAATTGCTCCACCTGTCACCATTACAGCCCGACCGACAAAATTCAGCCCTGTAAGGCCTGTCACGGCGGCGAAACCAATCCCGCCGACCTCCGTCAGCCCGGCTTGAAAGGCGCCTATCACCGGCAGTGCCTCGGCTGTCACCGGGAATGGAGCCACGATACCAAGTGCATTCTCTGTCATTTGCCCGCCGAGGGTAAAGCCCTGGCGGCCGAATCGATGTTGATGGACTCCACCGATATTATGGGCATCTCGCACCCCATCATCACCGAGCCGGAAAAAAGAATTTACCACACCACTCTGGCCAAGGCCCCGGTCGTGACTTTCCGCCACAAGGAGCATATCGTCCTCTTTGGCCTGCGCTGTGTCGATTGTCACAAACGGGAGAACTGCAGTTACTGCCATGATATCAAGGAACCGGCCTCCCACGCCAAGACCGATATCGAAATCCACGCCGTCTGCAACGATTGCCACCTCAAGGACCGCTGCGTCAAGTGCCATGATAATCGTGAACGGCCGGCGTTCACCCATGAAACCACCGGCTGGGCCCTCAATCGCTATCATAAAACCCTTGATTGCCAGGCCTGCCACCCGACCGGCCGTAAAATTTCCAGAATCAATTCCGATTGCGCCACCTGCCACGCCGGATGGAACACCGATAATTTCGACCACGCCGTCACCGGCCTGCAACTCGATGAGACCCACTACGCCATGGGATGTACCGATTGCCATCTCGACCGCAAATTCGAAAATAAACCCGATTGCTCCGGGTGCCATGACGACGGCCGCACCTACCAGAGCGCTCCCCCCGGAAAAGTCGTGAAAAAAATGTGA
- a CDS encoding Reductase, NrfD-like subunit has translation MSNLEMPMPVQARFFTTGTKILAAIMGVGLLAYAYRLLFGLGAATNLNDQYPWGIWIAIDVASGVALAAGGFTTAALAEIFHKDKYHVITRPALLTAMLGYTFVVIGLLADLGRYYNVWHPMLPSMWQGNSVLFEVGICVMIYLTVLYVEFTPIFVERFKGRVNLPGPLSGFNRLGEKILGLADRTLKKVLFLFIIAGVVLSCLHQSSLGNLMVIAPYKMHPLWYTPMSPLLFLLSAIAVGFPMVIFESTLASRSFKLKPELGVLSSLARYIPLTLGVYLAVKLVDLTLRGAWPYLFQGTFQSFMYFLEIVGGVIIPLIMLTITKVRNSVAGLFTASAMVVLGVVLNRINVFIVAYKPLYGTSPYYPSLYEIAVTLGLAAALILVYRFVVMNFPVIAAPVVEKVRNESPRPEPSYVLRRGGSYEKS, from the coding sequence ATGAGTAATCTGGAAATGCCGATGCCGGTGCAGGCCAGATTTTTCACCACCGGAACCAAGATTCTCGCCGCCATCATGGGCGTCGGCCTGCTGGCCTATGCCTACCGTCTCCTCTTCGGTCTCGGCGCCGCCACCAATTTGAACGACCAGTATCCCTGGGGCATCTGGATCGCCATTGATGTCGCCTCCGGTGTTGCCTTGGCCGCCGGCGGCTTTACCACCGCCGCCCTCGCCGAAATCTTCCATAAAGACAAGTATCACGTCATTACCCGGCCCGCCCTTTTGACCGCCATGCTCGGATACACCTTTGTGGTTATCGGTCTCCTGGCCGACCTCGGCCGTTACTATAATGTATGGCACCCCATGCTCCCGTCGATGTGGCAGGGCAACTCCGTGCTTTTCGAAGTCGGTATCTGCGTGATGATTTACCTGACCGTCCTCTATGTCGAATTTACCCCGATTTTCGTGGAACGGTTCAAGGGACGTGTCAATCTTCCCGGCCCGCTCTCCGGATTCAACCGCCTCGGCGAAAAAATCCTCGGCCTGGCCGACCGCACCCTGAAAAAGGTCCTCTTTCTCTTCATCATCGCCGGGGTCGTCCTCTCTTGCCTGCATCAATCGTCGCTGGGCAATCTGATGGTCATCGCGCCCTACAAAATGCATCCCCTCTGGTACACCCCGATGTCGCCCCTTCTCTTCCTCCTTTCGGCCATCGCGGTCGGATTCCCCATGGTCATTTTTGAATCGACCCTGGCCTCCCGTTCCTTCAAACTCAAACCGGAACTCGGCGTCCTCTCCTCCCTGGCCCGCTACATCCCGCTTACCCTGGGCGTTTATCTGGCGGTGAAACTGGTCGATCTGACCCTGCGCGGTGCCTGGCCGTACCTGTTCCAGGGGACCTTCCAATCCTTCATGTACTTTCTCGAAATTGTCGGCGGCGTCATCATACCTCTTATCATGTTGACCATTACGAAGGTCCGCAACTCGGTCGCCGGGCTCTTTACCGCTTCCGCCATGGTTGTTCTCGGCGTCGTCTTGAATCGAATCAATGTCTTCATCGTGGCCTACAAACCCCTTTATGGGACTTCGCCCTATTATCCCTCTCTGTACGAAATTGCCGTGACTCTGGGGCTGGCGGCCGCGCTGATTTTAGTATATCGTTTTGTGGTCATGAATTTCCCGGTTATCGCGGCTCCCGTCGTGGAAAAAGTCAGAAATGAATCGCCGCGCCCGGAACCTTCATATGTTCTCAGAAGAGGTGGCTCATATGAAAAATCATAA
- a CDS encoding Protein DVU_0535, with the protein MSLNRRNFIKLAAAGTLTLTAGEAIASDKKTKIDTDNAFGVLVDTVVCIGCRKCEWACNDANTLSNKPLSAFEDKSIFKEHRRPNFAAYTVINQYSRPDNPEQKFSMKVQCMHCNDPACASACIVGAFRKTPQGPVTYDAWKCMGCRYCMIACPFQIPAYEFNNVLTPQVRKCTFCSEKLKKGEKPACVGICPNEALTFGTRKELIEMGHTRIAANPEKYFDHVYGEHEIGGTSWMYLASADFINTELPKLGDRPVPEVTETTQHGIFKNFIPPLALYGLLGLAMYNLRDKNNKEGAEEHE; encoded by the coding sequence GTGAGTTTGAATCGTCGCAACTTTATTAAATTGGCCGCTGCCGGCACACTTACGCTGACTGCCGGAGAAGCGATCGCCTCAGACAAAAAAACCAAAATCGATACCGACAATGCGTTCGGCGTTCTCGTCGATACCGTCGTCTGTATCGGCTGTCGCAAGTGCGAGTGGGCGTGCAATGATGCCAATACCCTGAGCAACAAACCGCTCAGTGCTTTCGAAGACAAATCGATTTTCAAGGAGCACCGCCGCCCCAACTTCGCGGCCTACACCGTCATCAATCAATATTCCCGGCCCGATAATCCCGAGCAGAAATTTTCCATGAAGGTCCAGTGTATGCACTGCAATGACCCGGCCTGCGCCTCGGCCTGCATCGTCGGGGCCTTCCGCAAAACGCCGCAGGGGCCGGTGACCTATGACGCCTGGAAATGCATGGGTTGCCGCTATTGCATGATCGCCTGCCCCTTCCAGATTCCGGCCTATGAATTCAATAATGTCCTGACCCCGCAGGTCCGCAAATGCACCTTCTGCTCCGAAAAACTGAAAAAAGGGGAGAAGCCGGCCTGCGTCGGTATCTGCCCCAATGAGGCCCTGACCTTTGGAACCCGGAAAGAATTGATCGAGATGGGCCATACCCGGATCGCCGCCAATCCCGAAAAATATTTCGACCACGTTTACGGCGAACATGAAATCGGCGGAACCTCCTGGATGTATCTGGCTTCGGCCGACTTCATAAATACGGAGCTCCCCAAACTGGGCGACCGCCCTGTTCCGGAAGTCACTGAAACCACCCAGCACGGTATTTTCAAGAACTTCATCCCGCCCCTGGCCCTCTACGGGCTTCTGGGCTTGGCCATGTACAACTTGAGGGATAAGAACAACAAGGAAGGAGCCGAAGAGCATGAGTAA
- a CDS encoding hypothetical protein (Evidence 5 : Unknown function) — translation MEIEGNKSYLILDNSGTYSYNFHMKMMKYCQIRINSVLIVNYYVNNFTLYGGTSYA, via the coding sequence ATGGAAATAGAAGGAAATAAGTCATATTTAATACTTGACAATAGTGGCACATATAGTTATAATTTTCACATGAAAATGATGAAATATTGTCAAATTAGGATAAATTCAGTCTTAATTGTGAATTATTATGTGAATAATTTCACATTGTATGGTGGAACATCTTACGCTTGA